One Vespula pensylvanica isolate Volc-1 chromosome 1, ASM1446617v1, whole genome shotgun sequence genomic region harbors:
- the LOC122628433 gene encoding uncharacterized protein LOC122628433 isoform X2, translating into MTEKSKTKSRVYLAGKESTVKAVELLQSRLNNRKRSWDNKDNDKSHKMTHRCTSMPLQKKSDYVSLTGFSKSLLMLEVRSHLGKQNWKHIQHLFPYLLDYSNEIEYLIWRYALTILLYSPNSKSSNLQQFLEICVGNHRLNDRKELEKLLLLQTS; encoded by the exons CAGAGAAAAGCAAGACAAAATCTCGTGTGTATTTGGCAGGGAAAGAAAGCACG GTTAAAGCCGTTGAACTACTACAAAGTAggttaaataatagaaagcgAAGTTGGGATAATAAGGATAACGATAAGAGTCACAAAATGACACATCGTTGTACAAGCATGCCGTTACAAAAGAAATCGGATTATGTATCTCTTACAGGATTTTCCAAAAGTTTACTTATGTTAGAGGTTAGATCGCATTTAGGTAAACAAAACTGGAAGCATATACAACACTTATTTCCATACTTATTAGATTATTCCAATGAAATTGAGTATTTAATTTGGCGTTATGCATTAACGATTTTGTTATATAGTCCCAATAGCAAGTCATCCAATTTACAacaatttttagaaatttgcGTTGGTAATCATAGACTGAACGATAGGAAAGAATTAgagaaattattgttattacaaa CGTCATAA
- the LOC122628433 gene encoding uncharacterized protein LOC122628433 isoform X3, protein MTEKSKTKSRVYLAGKESTVKAVELLQSRLNNRKRSWDNKDNDKSHKMTHRCTSMPLQKKSDYVSLTGFSKSLLMLEVRSHLDLWNKHIRGLIFQYKSIAVSLCDLNKEGRNKTKKNFIKEKILHHFITINVQVIE, encoded by the exons CAGAGAAAAGCAAGACAAAATCTCGTGTGTATTTGGCAGGGAAAGAAAGCACG GTTAAAGCCGTTGAACTACTACAAAGTAggttaaataatagaaagcgAAGTTGGGATAATAAGGATAACGATAAGAGTCACAAAATGACACATCGTTGTACAAGCATGCCGTTACAAAAGAAATCGGATTATGTATCTCTTACAGGATTTTCCAAAAGTTTACTTATGTTAGAGGTTAGATCGCATTTAG ATTTATGGAATAAACATATAAGAGGTCTGATTTTCCAATATAAAAGTATTGCAGTAAGTCTTTGTGACCTTAATAAAGAGGggagaaacaaaacaaaaaaaaactttatcaaagaaaagattctACATCactttattacaataaatgtaCAAGTCATTGAATGA
- the LOC122628433 gene encoding uncharacterized protein LOC122628433 isoform X1, whose product MTEKSKTKSRVYLAGKESTVKAVELLQSRLNNRKRSWDNKDNDKSHKMTHRCTSMPLQKKSDYVSLTGFSKSLLMLEVRSHLGKQNWKHIQHLFPYLLDYSNEIEYLIWRYALTILLYSPNSKSSNLQQFLEICVGNHRLNDRKELEKLLLLQSKNFGNS is encoded by the exons CAGAGAAAAGCAAGACAAAATCTCGTGTGTATTTGGCAGGGAAAGAAAGCACG GTTAAAGCCGTTGAACTACTACAAAGTAggttaaataatagaaagcgAAGTTGGGATAATAAGGATAACGATAAGAGTCACAAAATGACACATCGTTGTACAAGCATGCCGTTACAAAAGAAATCGGATTATGTATCTCTTACAGGATTTTCCAAAAGTTTACTTATGTTAGAGGTTAGATCGCATTTAGGTAAACAAAACTGGAAGCATATACAACACTTATTTCCATACTTATTAGATTATTCCAATGAAATTGAGTATTTAATTTGGCGTTATGCATTAACGATTTTGTTATATAGTCCCAATAGCAAGTCATCCAATTTACAacaatttttagaaatttgcGTTGGTAATCATAGACTGAACGATAGGAAAGAATTAgagaaattattgttattacaaaGTAAGAACTTTGGCAATTCATAA
- the LOC122628433 gene encoding uncharacterized protein LOC122628433 isoform X7: MTEKSKTKSRVYLAGKESTVKAVELLQSRLNNRKRSWDNKDNDKSHKMTHRCTSMPLQKKSDYVSLTGFSKSLLMLEIYGINI; this comes from the exons CAGAGAAAAGCAAGACAAAATCTCGTGTGTATTTGGCAGGGAAAGAAAGCACG GTTAAAGCCGTTGAACTACTACAAAGTAggttaaataatagaaagcgAAGTTGGGATAATAAGGATAACGATAAGAGTCACAAAATGACACATCGTTGTACAAGCATGCCGTTACAAAAGAAATCGGATTATGTATCTCTTACAGGATTTTCCAAAAGTTTACTTATGTTAGAG ATTTATGGAATAAACATATAA
- the LOC122628433 gene encoding uncharacterized protein LOC122628433 isoform X4, which yields MTEKSKTKSRVYLAGKESTVKAVELLQSRLNNRKRSWDNKDNDKSHKMTHRCTSMPLQKKSDYVSLTGFSKSLLMLEVRSHLEICVGNHRLNDRKELEKLLLLQSKNFGNS from the exons CAGAGAAAAGCAAGACAAAATCTCGTGTGTATTTGGCAGGGAAAGAAAGCACG GTTAAAGCCGTTGAACTACTACAAAGTAggttaaataatagaaagcgAAGTTGGGATAATAAGGATAACGATAAGAGTCACAAAATGACACATCGTTGTACAAGCATGCCGTTACAAAAGAAATCGGATTATGTATCTCTTACAGGATTTTCCAAAAGTTTACTTATGTTAGAGGTTAGATCGCATTTAG aaatttgcGTTGGTAATCATAGACTGAACGATAGGAAAGAATTAgagaaattattgttattacaaaGTAAGAACTTTGGCAATTCATAA
- the LOC122628433 gene encoding uncharacterized protein LOC122628433 isoform X5, whose amino-acid sequence MTEKSKTKSRVYLAGKESTVKAVELLQSRLNNRKRSWDNKDNDKSHKMTHRCTSMPLQKKSDYVSLTGFSKSLLMLEVRSHLEICVGNHRLNDRKELEKLLLLQTS is encoded by the exons CAGAGAAAAGCAAGACAAAATCTCGTGTGTATTTGGCAGGGAAAGAAAGCACG GTTAAAGCCGTTGAACTACTACAAAGTAggttaaataatagaaagcgAAGTTGGGATAATAAGGATAACGATAAGAGTCACAAAATGACACATCGTTGTACAAGCATGCCGTTACAAAAGAAATCGGATTATGTATCTCTTACAGGATTTTCCAAAAGTTTACTTATGTTAGAGGTTAGATCGCATTTAG aaatttgcGTTGGTAATCATAGACTGAACGATAGGAAAGAATTAgagaaattattgttattacaaa CGTCATAA
- the LOC122628433 gene encoding uncharacterized protein LOC122628433 isoform X6 encodes MTEKSKTKSRVYLAGKESTVKAVELLQSRLNNRKRSWDNKDNDKSHKMTHRCTSMPLQKKSDYVSLTGFSKSLLMLEVRSHLAS; translated from the exons CAGAGAAAAGCAAGACAAAATCTCGTGTGTATTTGGCAGGGAAAGAAAGCACG GTTAAAGCCGTTGAACTACTACAAAGTAggttaaataatagaaagcgAAGTTGGGATAATAAGGATAACGATAAGAGTCACAAAATGACACATCGTTGTACAAGCATGCCGTTACAAAAGAAATCGGATTATGTATCTCTTACAGGATTTTCCAAAAGTTTACTTATGTTAGAGGTTAGATCGCATTTAG CGTCATAA